TTTCTCTCTAGGATGAAAAACAATGAACTGGACAGCACAGATTGTTAAACAGAAGAGTCATGCAAAGTTCAAAACAGCAGATCACTTTAAATTCTCCcaattttgtattataaaatctATAAGCTGAATGCAGATGCTGCAATTGTTTTTCTCCTGCCTGCTTCCTACATTCCTTTATATTCCAATGTGCTGTTCATGCTCGTGAATTCTGATGCTGTTGTGCGTTAGTTTATAAAATGTATGGAACATTCTCCATAGCCCACCAACAACATGTCAGATATTGATCGGCATGCTTTGTGTCTTAAGTGGCATCTTCTGTGCTGTTTTTAGCTGGATTTTGGACTGATCAGGAAAAGGAAAAATCTAGGTTGTCAATAAAATACGGCATCAAAAAAGCTATTGAAAATACACATCattaaatggctggtttcacaggcacTAGGTAAGGTGAGGTATTCGAATCAGAGATTGAAACCATCCTAGTGTATTAGTTTCAAGAATGTAAACTCATGTTTGGTCAGTTTTATAGACTTAAATGTTAAATGAAATATGATCATGTCATTTTAGTAAGTGGTGAATGCTTACTATGGATGTGGTACAGGTTCATGTTGCTTTGATGCAATGATAATGTTTTGGTTTCCAGGTGTCTGACAATTCACAACAGTACAACTCCGGTTCAGAAGATGGGATAGTAAAGCTACCTGCACAGGAGACCCAACCCAATTGTTAAATTcatatgtgctgtttttttttaaataaataaagcgaATATTCCCAAGTAGCGTGCaatacatgttcattttttattaaacatttaaacatgggTTCATAGCCCATATCTAGAAAGTAAGCATTGAAGGATCACGTTGAAGAGGTCTGATCATTCAGATTAATCTATGCTAATATAACACAGCATTTTCATAAAAAATAGGGTGTTAATCAGATGATGGTTTGTATATAGATTTGACATTATTAATTTAATCAAGAGCGCGATCTTTTTAGTAAAAATGGCAGAATAAGGAATGCAAATCATTTAAAAACCAGCCCAGTTTTTAAATCTGTTCAGAGATGCCAGTAGATCAGAAGGTTAAAAGGAAAGAAAGCCCAAGTTCCTGAATGTAGTGTGAAGAAATTAGTTTATTCCTCAATCTTGGAAATACAACAAAAGATACAAGAGGTATGAAAGAGCACTGGCTTGTTTCTCAACACTGACACGTTTTCTTGTGGCAGTAAATTAATCGTGAGTTTTCTTGGTAGGCAATATTAAACAAAATGGCAATCTACAGAAGCAGTAAAGaagccttaaaaaaacaaaaagcagtgtACCATTAATATAGTGCGAATAATACACATCTTCAAATTTCAACATGGTGTACCCGCCACAAAGAACCAATCGTTAGCAATGGCAGTTAGCAAGCGTTTGCTACATTCGAATAAATAGGAGTCGACTAATAGCTTAAATAGACAGTCAGCAATGAAAGAGAACATTatgtacattaataaaaaaaatgagcttacaaatatttaaatcctgaattttatagaaaaacaaacaaaaacatttacagttattttaattaattttgaacaCTGGTACATTAACATTCAGTAGGCATTTATACTGTCCCTGTTACTGGACAGTAAACATTCCTTGACGAACTGATGAAATAGAACAGTTCTTTATTACAGTACTTTTACACTTTGTGAATTAATGTTAAAAGTTTGGGGGCAACATTAAGCTTGCAAGTGGCTGTTTTAGTAGGAGCTGGGGCGTTTTGAGTTTGAGGGCAGAGTAACCCGTTGCTCATCCATTCGCTTTGCCTGAGATCGCATGATAAGGCTGAAGAAATCTTCATCAGGAACTGTGGGGCCCTTGGGTGCTGGAGCGGGTGGAGCACATCTTTGATCGTCCAGTCTAGAACCCTACAGAAACAGATATAGGATTACATAAGAATTCATGAGGAGTACATTCTAAATGACACttaatacatattatttatttattattatttatttcttagcagacgcccttatccagggcgacttacagtcgtaaacaaatacatttcaagaatcacagtacaagtaataatgcaattaagagcaagataaatacaatgactttggttctagcaagtacaagtatgacaaaatatgattcaataatggagcagataacagtgtcagtgatagttgcatcaggatataattaaatacaaaatactacagattaaataacacttgacagattacagtaatctaaagtacaggattaaatgcagtaaaatacatAACCAGCGCTTCCAAACTTTTTCTAGACTTATTTCAGGTTCCGCTATGCTCCCCCTGGTCTAtgataaagaaaataatagaacAAAACTAATATTATACCAACCTGGCATTTAACCAACATGTCAAAAAAGTCTTCATCTGGCTCCTTGTTGTCAGCATTAGCCATGAGATGACTGAGGACAGACTGGCTGTTCTGCTGGTTCAGTCTGAGGCCAGGGAAGTTTCCAACACCCGCCCGCTGGTCATCTAGTCTCCGACTTTGAGAGCTCGCTACTAGATCCAACAACTGATTGGTGTGAGGTGAAACAACAGATGCAGAATGGGCTGAAAATATGCAAAAGAACAGCATATGTTAAAAGCCATTAAgagaaacaaacattttgaaataatttatttttaagttattaAATTTAGGATTTAAGTTTGCATAGGGTTATACATTAGTAACCTTTAATACTAGCTTGAAACTATTTGTAATATAGCAGAACAATAGCGGTTTACTAGTCACAGCACACGCACATAGAAAAGGCATCATGATGTTGAGCAGTTTCTTTCAAGAATGCCACTAATGTGTTAAAGTAAAATGTCCTAGCTCATACTAAAACATCAAACTCAAGGTAGTATTAAATCCAGAAATCATTTCTGCTGACCAGCACAGTGGTGTTGGAAAGATAACTTCATAGAGAATGGATCCAACTGAAAACGATTACGTTGTCAGTACAATGCATGTAAAACGACGGCATTTAGTTATTTTTCAGGTATACATCAGTTCAGCTGCTCAGCTCACATTTGTGTATTGCTCTTGGTGGGGTGGGTGTCACTGCCTCAGGCACAGACAGTCTGCTCTGTCCATTGTCTACAGAACACCTCTGGTCATCCATGCGATTGCTCTGGAATCGACTGAGCAGGTCAAAGAAACCCTCGTCCCCGAGCATGTCAGGACTTCCTCTCTagaacacaaaacagcaagagtcACCATTAACAAGGTGCTCATAATGTACAAAACCATGCTACCTCAGCAGGCACTCAAAATCGGATCACAGCCTTGCAGTTTAACGTTGACATGTGTCTCAATACCCGTTTTGAAGTTTGAGATCCAATGTTGAGAATCTAAAAGTAGCCGATGTGATGGTGACAATGGTAAAAAACAAGCACCTTCATTCTTGCACTGACCTGCCGCCCCAGAACTGCGAAAAGATGACTTTTTACAGGACTTCAAAATAAAAAGATAGCAAAACACAGGGACACGCAGGTAGGAGGAAAACTACTCAGACAGGTCTGATGACAAAATAGAACGTACAACAGCATCTTTGAATTACATTCTactcaattatccaaactaattgtaTGTGTCTTATACAGTACAAACAGTATATTCAATTAAATGTCAGTTGTCATAGTTATTTGGTCTACTATATTACACAAATACTCCCAAGTTTCTGTTAAGTGTTTTCTTTTCAGTGCTCAATACAGTGACACTAGTTAAAACACTGCAGGATTAAAAAAAGGATCTAAATTGCATATTAAAAGCAGAGTAAATCTAccaatatgctttactatgcctTTTAGGTATGTTTTACTAGGTAGGCGTTCTGCTTATAAAAACCACCACAGTGAAAATCCCTACTACCCTACAATAATTTGTAAATGGAACTGGTCTCACACAACTGTATGTATTCTCCTCAGGTGATTTTATAACTTGGACCaaaaattaatattattaacCTTGAAACATCACTATAGACGCCATTTATAAAATCGCTCTAACACAGGTTTATTCAGCATACTAATACATATTGTGGTCCTTCAATCTGTATTGCATTTCACTAACAGTTCATCAACACAGGAAAATGAGAACATTTACCAGAGGGCTACATATTTTATATCAATCTACCATGCAGTGTACCTATTACCAACAACAGTATTTGATTTAAATTTACCATGCAGTGACTCTAGTACCATAAATAAGCTTTGATTCCAATTGACTGTATAGCAGTaagtacaattttaaaataaaagaatagTTTGGTTTGCATAACCCCAGCATTGCTAGCACTCAGTTGAACTGTTTAAAACAAAGTGTGCGCTAATAAAACTAGTTTTAGCAACACAATTAAACTGAAGCAAACAGTAAATGactattaatttgattttaaaaatgtgctaACATGAAGCTCAATTCGACTTGTTAATTGTGCATCATCAAAGCAGGTACACACAAAGCTGACAACACTGGAGTGCTGTAGAATATGCTgtttaaaaaggtatgttttatAGAGACAGGAAACATTTCACGTAATAAATAACCAGTGTGCTTGCTGCTTTCTGGATCAGCACCAACCGTTCTCACACCAAGCAATCACTGGATTAGGCAACAGTAAATTCACTGGAAATGATGAACAAAATACTGAGTTTATGTagtaaaatgatttttaaagtgTTGTCAACAATACTTCCTAAATAATATAATTCTCCAAATCGCTGTTCAACAATATTAATTGGATAAAATACAGACATGATGCATACAAACATGGCAGTCTTGCTTTGCGAATATATTTTTTACGTTTATTTTAATGCATTGGAATCCAAAATCAAGAAGTCTTATATAAACAAGCCTACCATGTCACTTCTGTGTTCAGCACTGTGTAGGTCTACCTGTACCAGGTTTCCTGATTGACTGTCTGTTTTCAGCATCGTCCCTTACTGCCCTGCTGTACAACCTTCACTGTTTACATAGCTCCTCGGATGGGGGGTTCAGAGACTATAAAGGGAGTCTTGTCACTGGGGACAAGCGTCAGTGCTACCACTTCACCTTCAACACATGTCCTAGCAAGCTGCTCTCAATCAAGGCTAGAGGGTACTTGAGGGAGGACTCCTCAAACCAAGAACAAAACCATGTTTGTTACATTTACcctttctaaatgtatttttaaggcaACCCAACTGCATCAGATGCACCTTTGCGTGTATGTTTAGCTTGTGTACGATTCCAGTTCCAAAGGGCTCAATTGGAATATAAAGTGGCACAGAAAATAGCATTAAAAGCTCACCTTGTGGTGTACCTGGGCCTGGACAGCCCCGCTGTCAATGGAATTAGTAGTGTCCTGCAGAACCTTAGCAGAGGAGCAGTTGTGCTTGTGCTTTTTGCCTTTCAGATGATTTACAAAGAAAAGCTTTGCAGACGACTTAGCCAGGAGCGGTTTCTGTTTTGTAATAAGTTCGCTGTTCCAGTTTTCTACCTAGACCAAAAAGCAGGATAGGAGTTAACAGCATAAATTCTTATttcttggttcttttttttttttttttactggctaaCCATATGGAATTCACTTTGTAACCTGTGTCTCAAATAGCATACaactatagaaaaaaataatattgaaataacCCTGGAGAACATTCAACAGCCATGCCATATAGCAGCTCTAGATTCATATTAAAATCCTCTATGTTAGGTGgttaacattaacatcattgaCAAGTTCTTACCCCAGCAGCTGAGAGTTGCAATTTTGGACTGAATGAAGTTTGAAAAACACACTGACCTTATCTGGCGTTAATTTCATCAGCTCCATGTTTTCCATACTATGCCTCTTTCCGGCTTTTGGCCTGGCTCCTGCACAGACAATATTAACATTGTATTTCTCCACAGCAAGAGGATAAACTTAAAtgaataattgaataattttgtAATGAACATTACAGTCCTCAAAATCCAAGGTCGGAGACAGAATCGAATATGCAAATGAAGTAAACATCTTGAACAATCCAGAATATACGTTTTTCGGAATGCACCAGCTAAACCAAAGGGATTACCGTGAGAGTCAAAATCGACTCCGTGGTTTTCTGACAGAACTGAACTGTTGGTTTGGTAACTGAGTCCCAGCACCATCTGAAGATCGGAGACGTTTGTTCTGGCTGTTAGTTCTCCGCTTCGGTCTCCAGTCTGCATGTAAAAGAAAGCAAATATTTATAAATGGAACTGTCTGTTTGATACTGGCTACCGTCAGACCTTCAAGGTTAGTGTCCATTAATCTGAACAAATCATAAAACATCTTGACTTATTTGTCTCCTATTTGGCAAGAATTAGAAACAATTTTATAAGCAATTTACACTGACTGGCAACAGAGTGGTAGCTTTGGAAATTAAATGCAAAAGTCTCTGCTCTCATGGCCACAAGAGGGCGACAGCATCTGCTCAAGACATCCATGTTATAATAATGAAATAGATAAAGCACAAGAAACTCTGGATCATTACTTCTTTTGAGATTTCCAGATGTTTTTCTGCAAAGTGCATGGCCTGATCATGATTTCCCAATGCAGTATAGGCATTTCCTAAACTCCAGCAGGCTCTACCCTCTCCAAttctgcaaaacacacacaaaaaaaacaaacattaaaggcTTCACTTTATGGACAAACTGCACGCAAGTCTGGTTCATCAGTCCAGTGTGTTCATTAGGATCATACACTTACCTGTCATTGAGGTCCTGGGCTATAATAAGATGTTTTAGGTGGTAGTCGATAGCTCTTTCATAGTCCTGCAGCAGAGTGTATGTGTTTCCCAGGCTGTAACACGCCTGTGCCTCCACGGCACGGTCCTTCAGCTGCCGGGCCAGCAGCAGTGTTTTCCTGCAGAGTAAAAACAAAGACAGAGTAAATcagagcaacagcagcagcaccgGCCGTCTTGAGAGGACTTCCTCCTTTCTTCATCTCCACGAGCAACATCCTGGCGCACTGACAAGAGCTGGTCCGGTATCAATTTTAGCAAGCAAATAAAATTGTAATTTTcaaatcagaatttttttttctgttgagatGTTGGTAGTAGGCTTACGTCTGCATTGCTATATTAAACAGGTTTACTTACTTGTAATGCTCAGATGCGATTTCAAATTCCCCAAGAAAAATGTACGCATTCCCCAGGTTACAGTAAGCCCTTCTTTCAGCTGATTTGTCACCAAACTCCTTCGCTATTAGAAGCctctacaaaagaaaaagaaaaaaaacacttatagAAACTGCATCATTCTATTTGATGACTAAggataaaaacacacaacagaaaATGAATCAAGTATGCATAACATACACCCATACAATCAAcatgtaggctgtgtggtccagtggttaaagaaaagggcttgtaaccaggaagtcccaggttcaaatcccacctcagccactgactcattgtgtgaccctgagcatgtcacttaacttccttgtgctccgtctttcgggtgagacgtagttgtaagtgactctgcagctgatgcatagttcacacaacctagtctctgtaagtcgccttggataaaacaaataataatattaataataaatgtaccaCACAGATCTACAAAGGCAGCTAAAGCCCATACTGCTTCTCCAGATAGTCAGCAACTGGCTGATAAACACACATTCTGCTGTAAATGGAGTCTTCATGCTTCACAATTAAGTGCAGATTTATATGGAACACAAGGTCCAAGTTGAATCCTCCAGAGGTTaccagggttgtttttttttacctgctcaTGTGATATCACTGCATCCCTGAAGTTCCCCAGCAGGTAATGCGTGTTGCCCAGGTTTCCATAGGTACGGCCCTGCCCAGCACGGTCTCCAAGCTCCTTAACTATTGACAAATTTGCccttaaaatttaaaaataaaaaagtataagttttttttttttttaatgtattgcctAGTACACACTTTGGATTTGTGGGTATATTCTTGTCATTAGTAATGACTCACTCATAGTATTCCGTAGCTTTCCGCAGAGCAGTCATCGCCTCTTCTGGAAACTCCCCTGGATCAGCCCCACTCCAGCAGATGCTTTTCCCCTTGGCATGGTACACATTCCCAAAGTTATAAAGTGCTCTTGCCTCCCCGACCTGAAGCatttcaaaaacacatttcaaaccgAGCATTTGGAATCTGTTCACCTTTCTGTAAATTTTAAGAGAGAGGAACCATAATACAAGATAAACATTTTTGTACCCTGAATGCACAACAGTATAGAATGTAGCTGTAAAAGGTAACCTATTTCACAAATTACACTCTCTCAAGAAGATTGTCTAATATTTCCTTACGCGTTTCAGAAAGGTTTCAAAGGTTTCAATATTGTGCAAGCTTACTGGAGACATTATAATGTGAAACAGGATCCATAAAATAAACATAGCAGCTGAACTGTGAATAATACCTCCCCACACCTATATCAATACTTAATAAAAAGCAAACTAATAACACTACGTCACAACCCACGCTTGTTTAAGAACAAGGTGTTCAAATAACCAAGGCACTGCTTACTAAGCAAGTATCCAGGTTTTAAAACAATACCGGAAGAACCTACTCACCTTATCACTGAGCTCAATGGAAATCTCCAAGTGTCTCTGACAACACACTATAGCTTCATCGAAGCGTCTCAGAACCTTTAGAGTGTTGCCAAGGTTACCACTGGCTTTAGCTTCTCCAAGTGGATCTCCGattgttctgaaaataaaaatagaataaataataTCAACCTAACACTGGCTTGCACCTTGTGACAGATATTTcacaacctaaaaaaaataaataataataataataaaaatcatcaCTGGACCAACATTGGGGCACATGTTTTGTATTCAAAACCACGACTGGTGTATCCTTTTCTAAGGTTGCAACCTCTTTGGTACTGTCCATTGACATCATAGAACCTAAACCCCACCCCATAACAAAGTAATATGCCCTCTGTAGGCACCAGGTGGCAACACAAGTCTGAAATCAATATTTTTGCTTTGTCAGAAGTCGCTTTCACAAATGGCTTTGTGTACCTGGTCAGAGTCAAGTCATGGTGATGGTATTCCAGTGCTTTGGAGTAGTCATGCAAGTGGAAGTATGCATTCCCTAGCTGACTGTAAATAGCACTGAGTATCTGGAGGTCTTCTGTCCCGACTTGGATCGCTGCTTCAAAGAAAGAGACGCCTGCTGGGTAGTCTCCTATTTTACACAGCCGCTCCCCCTCCAGGGCCAGCTCAAGACAGGAGGCTTCCATTCTGCAAGGAGAAAGAGCCCGCTTTAACTATGCATCTATACAGGTAGCAGACATGGACACAACTTTGAAGTGGATTTGAAAGGTAAGCTGGGAGCCTCAACAGTAGTACATTGAATCCCACTGGTTGCTGTCCAATTACTCACATTGTGTTGCTACAGTGTACAGTGCTCATGTTCCCAGAATTAGGGATGTGCAGGGAGAGAATGGCTAAAATCATGTTGTTCGAAACAACATCTCCTGGTGGTCAAATGTTGCAACTGCGGTTATTGGTTTTTGAACGGCACATGACAATGTTATCTGATGCAACGTTTTATACATAGTTTATCACTCAGTCCCTATGTTACTGTAGGTTTTCATGAAAATGGACACTGCAAACAAAAGGATTCTAgctattttttaaacagtttgttaTAAAACAGACTTTGAGGgcttgagtgtttttttcttcttgcttctcaaaaaatatatattttgtaaacaaTTCTTAAAAGCTGATGTTTGTTATTCCATATCCTGTTACCTGCTGAACACAATAAAGTGgtttaatacatacagacttCCTTAAAAGCACACATCTGTGCAGAATGAATACAGTAGGCAGGATGGGACTGTAAGATACTATAGTTTCACATTCCTGTAAAATGCAAGGTTCAAAAAACAAACCACCACACCCAAATGCTACAGTACAAAACGTTCAAAATGATTGAAATCTGGTTAACTCCTCAATTGTGTACTTTATGTACAGTaagaatactaaaagaaatgttgTAAGATTCTTTGACCGAGTTTCAACTAGAAGGGTTTGCATTGTGTATTACATTGCCCAAGTGCATTACTCCCTTCCCTTTATGACAAGCAGGAAACTGCTTTAATGTCATAATAATGGCAACACAAATCCAATGTTTAAAACAGATGAAGGTCCTAAAAGATCAGATTTTAGTAAGTAGTAAGAGAAAGCCATTTATTGAATGTAGGTCTTTAGCTCTGCAATTGAATTGCCTACCCAGTACTGGATTTAAATACTGTGGCATGAGACAGCACTGTACTTGTATGCAGCACACTCCTGCCTTGTGATGGTGTCCTTATTCTTTTTCTTACATTGTGCTTATTCCCATGTCCTTGCTATGTTTAAACGATCCCAGTTACAGTACTTAAGAACAGTCCTGGGGCTTCTGTCACACAAGTCTGGTTCAGTACATAACAAACTCTAAAATGTTAGACAACCCCTTAGAAAGAGCTGCAGCATCAATATTGGATAGAGTGGATCAATTACTGCTATTGGGAACTTTAACTTTGatataagcagtgtggagtagtggttagggctctggactcttgaccggagggttgtgggttcaatccccagtgggggacactgctgttgtacccttgagcaaggtactttacctagattgctccagtaaaaacccaactgtataaatgggtaattgtatgtaaaaataatgtgatatctgtataatgtgaaataatgtataatgtgatatgttgtaacaattgcaagtcgccctggataagggcgtctgctaagaaataaataataataataataataataatataaatgtaaaaaaagattaTAAGATACAGAGCAGTAATCACAGCCGTTCAGATTTAGTGCATATGAAAGCTTGAAAATAAGTGCAATATTTGAACCATTATCACCAGAAAATACCAACAACTTCAGCTATGTATTTAAAGGTATGCATtgcaatttataaaaaataaatcatgacaGTCAAaaagattccttttttttttcttttttactggaATCATTTACATTATTATGCTACAGTATGAccgaccccccccaccccaccccacccaaaTTAAGATATATTTTGTCTCCTTAATAACGTACAACAAAGCAGTACAGTACCTGTTGCCTTTTGGATGTATACAATCAAAGCACATCCCCATCACAGACATTGTAAGCTTTTCGTTGGTTTTATTATTTAGCCTCCAACACAGGTCACGCAGAAATTTCCAGTATAGATGGCAACTGGGAATATTCCTAGAATACAGGCTTCTTGTGTATATGCACATAACGCATACAGATAAAGGTCCCCTGTCCTCTAATTACCTACAGGGGCTTCATTTTGAAGTATACCTAGAGAGGAGCCCAGTTTGTTCAAAGCATCTATTTTGCAGTTATAGTTAGCAGCTTTAGCCAATGTTGCCCTGGGTAACTTTAGGTTCCACAGACATGCATGCAAAGTATAATCTTACCTA
The sequence above is drawn from the Acipenser ruthenus chromosome 12, fAciRut3.2 maternal haplotype, whole genome shotgun sequence genome and encodes:
- the LOC117416751 gene encoding G-protein-signaling modulator 2-like isoform X2 gives rise to the protein MDANRILVSIRDEDQSFHVRYRMEASCLELALEGERLCKIGDYPAGVSFFEAAIQVGTEDLQILSAIYSQLGNAYFHLHDYSKALEYHHHDLTLTRTIGDPLGEAKASGNLGNTLKVLRRFDEAIVCCQRHLEISIELSDKVGEARALYNFGNVYHAKGKSICWSGADPGEFPEEAMTALRKATEYYEANLSIVKELGDRAGQGRTYGNLGNTHYLLGNFRDAVISHEQRLLIAKEFGDKSAERRAYCNLGNAYIFLGEFEIASEHYKKTLLLARQLKDRAVEAQACYSLGNTYTLLQDYERAIDYHLKHLIIAQDLNDRIGEGRACWSLGNAYTALGNHDQAMHFAEKHLEISKETGDRSGELTARTNVSDLQMVLGLSYQTNSSVLSENHGVDFDSHGARPKAGKRHSMENMELMKLTPDKVENWNSELITKQKPLLAKSSAKLFFVNHLKGKKHKHNCSSAKVLQDTTNSIDSGAVQAQVHHKRGSPDMLGDEGFFDLLSRFQSNRMDDQRCSVDNGQSRLSVPEAVTPTPPRAIHKSHSASVVSPHTNQLLDLVASSQSRRLDDQRAGVGNFPGLRLNQQNSQSVLSHLMANADNKEPDEDFFDMLVKCQGSRLDDQRCAPPAPAPKGPTVPDEDFFSLIMRSQAKRMDEQRVTLPSNSKRPSSY
- the LOC117416751 gene encoding G-protein-signaling modulator 2-like isoform X3, coding for MEASCLELALEGERLCKIGDYPAGVSFFEAAIQVGTEDLQILSAIYSQLGNAYFHLHDYSKALEYHHHDLTLTRTIGDPLGEAKASGNLGNTLKVLRRFDEAIVCCQRHLEISIELSDKVGEARALYNFGNVYHAKGKSICWSGADPGEFPEEAMTALRKATEYYEANLSIVKELGDRAGQGRTYGNLGNTHYLLGNFRDAVISHEQRLLIAKEFGDKSAERRAYCNLGNAYIFLGEFEIASEHYKKTLLLARQLKDRAVEAQACYSLGNTYTLLQDYERAIDYHLKHLIIAQDLNDRIGEGRACWSLGNAYTALGNHDQAMHFAEKHLEISKETGDRSGELTARTNVSDLQMVLGLSYQTNSSVLSENHGVDFDSHGARPKAGKRHSMENMELMKLTPDKVENWNSELITKQKPLLAKSSAKLFFVNHLKGKKHKHNCSSAKVLQDTTNSIDSGAVQAQVHHKRGSPDMLGDEGFFDLLSRFQSNRMDDQRCSVDNGQSRLSVPEAVTPTPPRAIHKSHSASVVSPHTNQLLDLVASSQSRRLDDQRAGVGNFPGLRLNQQNSQSVLSHLMANADNKEPDEDFFDMLVKCQGSRLDDQRCAPPAPAPKGPTVPDEDFFSLIMRSQAKRMDEQRVTLPSNSKRPSSY
- the LOC117416751 gene encoding G-protein-signaling modulator 2-like isoform X1; protein product: MCIYTRSLYSRNIPSCHLYWKFLRDLCWRLNNKTNEKLTMSVMGMCFDCIHPKGNRMEASCLELALEGERLCKIGDYPAGVSFFEAAIQVGTEDLQILSAIYSQLGNAYFHLHDYSKALEYHHHDLTLTRTIGDPLGEAKASGNLGNTLKVLRRFDEAIVCCQRHLEISIELSDKVGEARALYNFGNVYHAKGKSICWSGADPGEFPEEAMTALRKATEYYEANLSIVKELGDRAGQGRTYGNLGNTHYLLGNFRDAVISHEQRLLIAKEFGDKSAERRAYCNLGNAYIFLGEFEIASEHYKKTLLLARQLKDRAVEAQACYSLGNTYTLLQDYERAIDYHLKHLIIAQDLNDRIGEGRACWSLGNAYTALGNHDQAMHFAEKHLEISKETGDRSGELTARTNVSDLQMVLGLSYQTNSSVLSENHGVDFDSHGARPKAGKRHSMENMELMKLTPDKVENWNSELITKQKPLLAKSSAKLFFVNHLKGKKHKHNCSSAKVLQDTTNSIDSGAVQAQVHHKRGSPDMLGDEGFFDLLSRFQSNRMDDQRCSVDNGQSRLSVPEAVTPTPPRAIHKSHSASVVSPHTNQLLDLVASSQSRRLDDQRAGVGNFPGLRLNQQNSQSVLSHLMANADNKEPDEDFFDMLVKCQGSRLDDQRCAPPAPAPKGPTVPDEDFFSLIMRSQAKRMDEQRVTLPSNSKRPSSY